In Paracoccus fistulariae, a single window of DNA contains:
- a CDS encoding ATP-binding protein — protein sequence MANQSETGWLKRFVPRGIYGRAALILFLPVVVVTLVVSVMFLQRHFDGVTRQMTASMARELTYVSQQMNMAANSPASLLTGQSIGAPLGLSVYVPAISPRHDRRMFYDFSGRAVIQELRDTVPNIQGIDLATNDKRVAVRMKGRNGAYTIAFDRRRVSASNPHQLLVLMMFTSLLMTGIATIFLRNQLRPIRRLAQAAEEYGKGRMVPYRPSGATEVRSAGTAFLDMRNRLERQNDQRKLMISGISHDLRTPLTRMRLAVSMMSQDAPPDDEDIAAMESDIAEMNRMVDAFLDYTRDEALEDAAEPTHVKEFLSCIVADAARAGRDVELLRVEGDAEGLATFRPDMLRRAIDNLIGNAARYGTKVQVDAALGPRSLRIGIEDDGPGIAQESHEMVMRPFTRLDTARSRNGGQGAGAGLGLAIAADVARGHGGQLRLGRGSRLGGLRAEIVIPR from the coding sequence ATGGCGAACCAGAGCGAAACAGGCTGGCTGAAACGATTTGTGCCGCGCGGCATCTATGGCCGGGCCGCGCTGATCCTGTTTCTGCCGGTGGTGGTGGTGACGCTGGTGGTCAGCGTCATGTTCCTGCAGCGCCATTTCGACGGCGTGACGCGGCAGATGACCGCCAGCATGGCCCGCGAACTGACCTATGTATCGCAGCAGATGAACATGGCGGCGAATTCGCCCGCATCGCTGCTGACCGGGCAATCCATCGGCGCGCCCCTGGGGCTGTCGGTCTATGTTCCGGCGATCAGCCCCCGGCATGACCGGCGCATGTTCTATGACTTCTCGGGTCGTGCGGTCATTCAGGAATTGCGCGATACGGTGCCGAATATTCAGGGCATCGACCTGGCCACGAATGACAAGCGCGTTGCGGTGCGGATGAAGGGCCGCAACGGGGCCTATACGATTGCCTTCGACCGCCGCCGGGTCAGCGCCTCGAACCCGCATCAGCTTCTGGTGCTGATGATGTTCACCTCGCTGCTGATGACCGGGATCGCGACCATCTTCCTGCGCAACCAGCTGCGTCCGATCCGGCGTCTGGCGCAGGCGGCCGAGGAATATGGCAAGGGCCGGATGGTCCCCTATCGCCCCTCGGGCGCGACCGAGGTGCGCAGCGCGGGCACGGCTTTTCTGGACATGCGCAACCGGCTGGAGCGGCAGAATGACCAGCGCAAGCTGATGATTTCGGGGATCAGCCATGATCTGCGCACGCCGCTGACGCGGATGCGGCTGGCGGTGTCGATGATGTCGCAGGATGCGCCGCCCGATGACGAGGATATCGCCGCCATGGAAAGCGATATCGCAGAGATGAACCGGATGGTGGACGCGTTTCTGGATTATACCCGCGATGAGGCGCTGGAGGACGCGGCAGAGCCGACCCACGTGAAAGAGTTCCTGTCCTGCATCGTCGCGGATGCCGCGCGTGCGGGTCGCGATGTCGAATTGCTGCGGGTCGAAGGCGATGCCGAGGGGCTGGCGACGTTCAGGCCCGACATGCTGCGCCGGGCGATCGACAACCTGATCGGCAATGCCGCGCGCTATGGCACCAAGGTTCAGGTCGATGCCGCCCTTGGACCGCGCAGCCTGCGCATCGGGATCGAGGATGACGGGCCCGGCATCGCGCAGGAAAGTCACGAGATGGTCATGCGGCCCTTTACCCGGCTGGATACCGCGCGCAGCCGGAATGGCGGGCAGGGGGCCGGTGCCGGGCTTGGTCTTGCCATTGCTGCCGATGTGGCGCGCGGGCATGGCGGTCAGCTGCGTCTTGGCCGGGGAAGCCGCCTTGGCGGGTTGCGGGCTGAGATCGTGATTCCCCGCTAG
- a CDS encoding MBL fold metallo-hydrolase, producing the protein MIADVKEPRLILAPNPSPLTGSGTNTFLIGEDQVAVIDPGPDDPGHLMAIEEAAKGRISHILITHAHRDHSAGAATLARMTGAPILAFGDALSGRSPSMQRLAQSGEVGGGEGLDLTFTPDRLLRDGEVVSTEEWQLRALHTPGHSGGHLCFQWNDAVFCGDIVMGWSSTIISPPDGDLADYLRSLERLDQLGANRFYPAHGDAIDTPAVRIAELAAHRRQRTAQILAALRDRPATASDLAQRIYEVPPPMMPAATRNVLAHLIALTDIGALSHEGDLTAGTKFTFL; encoded by the coding sequence ATGATTGCCGATGTGAAAGAGCCGCGCCTTATCCTGGCGCCGAACCCCTCGCCCCTCACCGGGTCGGGCACCAATACCTTCCTGATCGGGGAAGATCAGGTCGCGGTCATCGACCCCGGCCCTGACGATCCGGGCCATCTGATGGCGATAGAGGAGGCGGCCAAAGGGCGGATCAGCCATATCCTCATTACTCATGCCCATCGCGATCACAGCGCGGGTGCCGCCACGCTTGCCCGTATGACAGGCGCGCCGATCCTGGCCTTTGGCGATGCCCTGTCAGGCCGCTCACCCAGCATGCAGCGCCTGGCGCAAAGCGGCGAGGTCGGCGGCGGCGAGGGGCTGGACCTGACCTTTACCCCCGACCGGCTTCTGCGCGACGGGGAGGTGGTATCGACGGAGGAATGGCAGCTTCGCGCCCTGCATACGCCCGGCCATTCCGGCGGGCATCTCTGCTTTCAATGGAATGACGCGGTGTTTTGCGGCGATATCGTGATGGGCTGGTCCTCGACGATCATCTCGCCTCCGGATGGCGATCTGGCCGACTACCTGCGCTCGCTGGAGCGTCTGGACCAGCTTGGCGCCAACCGCTTCTATCCCGCCCACGGCGATGCCATCGACACCCCTGCCGTCCGAATCGCGGAACTGGCCGCCCATCGCCGCCAGCGCACCGCACAGATCCTTGCCGCCCTGCGCGACCGCCCCGCCACGGCCAGCGATCTTGCCCAACGCATCTATGAGGTGCCCCCGCCGATGATGCCCGCAGCAACCCGCAACGTGCTGGCCCATCTGATCGCCCTGACCGATATCGGCGCGCTGTCGCATGAGGGCGATCTGACGGCCGGGACAAAGTTCACCTTTCTGTAA
- a CDS encoding TonB-dependent siderophore receptor, translating to MSLSVRAAALASASLLSIASANAQEADDPYLLDPITLTATTDVSVQPDGYVGDYSQSATKSDTPVAEMQQSVSVVTTQQIEDQGAQTLGQALSYTSGVLGEPFGTDPRFDSPTIRGFAADDAQYVNGLRQLRYLGSPAFETYGLQQIEVLKGPNSSLYGAGSPAGIINQVQKRAQDYDFGEVGLGYDSNGAGQLFFDMNKAQSESFAWRLTGIARDDETQIEELTNERGYLAGALRWQPGDFTTFDVIASYLKDSPISPTGVPYELTRIGEGERLRDLYTGNPNWDDSDRKMANFGVEVSHELENGWTLSQGFRYEKLDWTYTNTYVSGLIGDEIAQGYTRQSEDTSGINLDTRLSGEVTTGSVTHQLLFGLDIRKYDADNETNFLSGPGLNWRNPVYSSQLPTTPWYVATNDLTLEQIGIYAQDEITAGNWRGSLALRHDRAEQSGTSYNSVAGVTNADQVDRATTGRAGLSYVFANGVMPYASYATSFDPQIGTDGDGNKLKPTKARQWELGVKYQPQGFNGLFTAAIYDLRETNATRRVVEDGVPFDRQIGEVKSRGLELEATAEIGTGWDLRAGYAYNDTEIVAGENNGNEMPNAPRQLASLWLNRDFGNGITAGGGIRHLGKRFGDEANLYDLDAVTLVDLGASYSYDNVEASLNLTNLTDKTYVATCGAFGCFYGEGRTLTAKVTYKW from the coding sequence ATGTCTCTCAGTGTCCGCGCCGCCGCCCTCGCCAGTGCGAGCCTTCTCTCCATCGCTTCGGCCAATGCGCAAGAGGCGGATGACCCCTATCTTCTGGACCCGATCACCCTGACGGCCACGACTGATGTCAGCGTCCAGCCTGACGGCTATGTCGGCGATTACAGTCAGTCCGCGACGAAATCGGACACGCCGGTGGCCGAGATGCAGCAATCCGTGTCCGTCGTGACCACCCAGCAGATCGAGGATCAGGGCGCCCAGACCCTGGGTCAGGCGCTGTCCTATACCTCTGGCGTTCTGGGTGAGCCCTTTGGCACCGATCCGCGGTTCGACAGCCCGACCATTCGCGGCTTTGCCGCCGACGATGCGCAATATGTGAACGGGTTGCGGCAATTGCGCTATCTGGGCTCTCCGGCGTTTGAAACTTACGGGCTGCAGCAGATCGAGGTGCTGAAAGGACCGAATTCATCGCTTTACGGTGCGGGCAGCCCGGCGGGCATCATCAATCAGGTTCAGAAACGCGCGCAGGATTACGACTTTGGCGAGGTCGGCCTGGGCTATGACAGCAATGGCGCGGGGCAATTGTTCTTCGACATGAACAAGGCGCAGTCCGAGAGTTTCGCCTGGCGCCTGACCGGGATCGCGCGCGACGACGAAACCCAGATCGAAGAGCTGACCAATGAACGCGGCTATCTGGCGGGTGCATTGCGCTGGCAGCCGGGCGATTTCACCACTTTCGATGTCATCGCCTCTTACCTCAAGGACAGCCCGATTTCGCCGACCGGCGTGCCCTATGAGCTGACCCGGATCGGCGAGGGCGAGCGGCTGCGCGACCTGTATACCGGCAATCCGAACTGGGATGACAGCGACCGAAAGATGGCGAATTTCGGCGTCGAGGTCAGCCACGAGCTTGAGAATGGCTGGACCCTCAGCCAGGGTTTTCGGTACGAGAAGCTCGACTGGACCTATACCAACACCTATGTCAGCGGCCTGATCGGCGATGAGATCGCCCAAGGCTATACCCGCCAGTCCGAGGATACCTCGGGCATCAATCTGGACACCCGGCTGTCGGGTGAGGTGACGACCGGCAGCGTGACCCATCAGTTGCTGTTCGGTCTGGATATCCGCAAATATGACGCTGATAACGAAACGAATTTCCTGTCCGGTCCCGGCCTGAACTGGCGCAATCCGGTCTATAGTAGTCAATTACCGACGACGCCCTGGTATGTCGCCACGAATGACCTGACGCTGGAGCAGATCGGCATCTATGCGCAGGATGAGATCACGGCGGGTAACTGGCGCGGCTCGCTGGCGCTGCGCCATGACCGGGCCGAACAAAGCGGGACCTCTTACAACAGCGTCGCGGGCGTCACCAATGCCGATCAGGTGGACCGGGCCACGACCGGTCGCGCGGGTCTCAGCTACGTCTTTGCCAATGGGGTGATGCCCTATGCCAGCTATGCGACCTCTTTCGATCCGCAGATCGGGACGGATGGCGATGGCAACAAGCTGAAGCCGACCAAGGCGCGGCAATGGGAACTGGGCGTGAAATACCAGCCGCAGGGCTTTAACGGTCTGTTCACCGCCGCGATCTATGATCTGCGCGAAACCAATGCGACCCGTCGCGTGGTCGAGGATGGCGTGCCCTTCGACCGCCAGATAGGTGAGGTCAAATCGCGCGGGCTGGAGCTTGAGGCCACGGCCGAGATCGGCACCGGTTGGGATCTGCGCGCGGGCTATGCCTATAACGATACCGAGATCGTGGCCGGTGAGAATAACGGCAATGAGATGCCGAACGCGCCCAGGCAATTGGCCAGCCTGTGGCTGAACCGCGATTTCGGCAATGGGATCACGGCGGGCGGCGGCATCCGCCATCTGGGCAAGCGTTTCGGGGACGAGGCCAATCTTTACGATCTGGACGCCGTCACGCTGGTCGATCTGGGTGCATCCTATAGCTATGACAACGTCGAAGCCTCGCTGAACCTGACGAACCTGACCGACAAGACCTATGTGGCCACCTGCGGCGCCTTTGGCTGTTTTTATGGCGAAGGGCGGACGCTGACCGCCAAAGTCACCTACAAATGGTAG
- a CDS encoding iron-siderophore ABC transporter substrate-binding protein, producing the protein MVERRAVFRPDRRAFLTAASALLAAGFPLQARAARAKPRLAAIDWAMLETAVAIGHMPVAACELIRFREDAISPAIPDDVVDLGLRGAPNFELLQLTRPDLILTSPYYIRYQTRLQTLAPVVNLPFYTPQEPPLPKAVAALHTLAEAVEDDPAGDRAADRAQTELDQLARRLRPFSDRPVALVHIGDARHVQAFGHDSLFGSTLTRLALQNAWNEATAFSFMAPVPLERLASMHEARLVIVGQIPPPALHGLRRSVLWRALPPVAGGRLYLLPDVNAFGAVPAALRFARLLTEAFEAGPMAWT; encoded by the coding sequence ATGGTAGAAAGAAGGGCCGTTTTCCGGCCCGACCGCCGTGCCTTTCTGACCGCCGCCAGCGCCCTGCTGGCGGCGGGTTTTCCGCTGCAAGCCCGTGCCGCGCGGGCGAAACCGCGTCTGGCGGCGATTGACTGGGCGATGCTGGAAACGGCGGTGGCCATCGGCCACATGCCCGTGGCCGCCTGCGAATTGATCCGCTTTCGCGAAGATGCGATCAGCCCGGCCATTCCCGATGATGTCGTCGATCTGGGGCTGCGCGGTGCGCCGAATTTCGAATTGCTGCAACTGACCCGCCCGGACCTGATCCTGACCTCGCCTTATTACATCCGCTATCAGACCCGGCTGCAGACGCTGGCCCCGGTGGTCAACCTGCCCTTCTATACGCCGCAAGAGCCGCCCTTGCCCAAGGCCGTCGCGGCCCTTCACACGCTGGCCGAGGCCGTCGAGGACGACCCCGCAGGCGATCGCGCCGCAGACCGGGCGCAGACGGAACTGGACCAGTTGGCGCGGCGCCTGCGTCCCTTCTCCGACCGGCCCGTCGCGCTGGTGCATATCGGCGATGCGCGGCATGTGCAGGCGTTCGGCCATGACAGCCTGTTTGGCAGCACGCTGACACGGCTTGCCCTGCAAAATGCCTGGAACGAGGCCACGGCATTCAGCTTCATGGCCCCTGTCCCGCTCGAACGGCTGGCCTCCATGCACGAGGCGCGGCTGGTCATCGTCGGACAGATCCCGCCACCCGCCTTGCACGGGCTGCGCCGCAGCGTGTTGTGGCGGGCGCTGCCGCCGGTGGCCGGGGGACGGCTTTACCTGCTGCCCGATGTCAACGCCTTTGGCGCGGTGCCCGCCGCGCTGCGTTTCGCCCGGCTGCTGACAGAGGCATTCGAGGCAGGGCCGATGGCATGGACATGA
- a CDS encoding ABC transporter ATP-binding protein → MSLFHINDLTVDVPGRRLLDGIGLDLPAGRAIALIGHNGSGKSTLLKALARQIAARGQVTFEGRPLADWHPRDYARRLAFLPQTPPPAEGMLVRELVALGRYPWHGALGRFGPRDHRAVADAMAECGIEAFADRLVDTLSGGERQRVWLAMMVAQEAGTLLLDEPISALDIAHQVEVLALVRSMCHAQNRSAVIVLHEVNMAARFCDHIVALKGGRVVLQGSPLDLMRPATLRDIYGLPMQVLTRDDGSPIAIPA, encoded by the coding sequence ATGAGCCTGTTTCACATCAACGATCTGACTGTGGATGTCCCGGGCCGCCGCCTTCTGGACGGGATCGGACTGGACCTGCCAGCAGGTCGTGCCATCGCGCTGATCGGCCATAACGGATCGGGCAAATCGACGCTGCTGAAGGCGCTTGCACGGCAGATCGCGGCCCGTGGGCAAGTCACGTTCGAGGGCCGCCCGCTGGCCGACTGGCACCCCCGCGACTATGCTCGCCGTCTGGCCTTCCTGCCACAGACGCCCCCGCCGGCCGAAGGGATGCTGGTCCGCGAGCTTGTCGCCCTTGGCCGCTATCCCTGGCACGGCGCGCTTGGCCGCTTCGGGCCGCGCGATCATCGGGCCGTGGCCGATGCCATGGCCGAATGCGGGATCGAGGCCTTTGCCGATCGTCTGGTCGACACGCTGTCGGGCGGCGAAAGACAACGCGTCTGGCTGGCCATGATGGTCGCGCAAGAGGCCGGAACCCTGCTTCTGGACGAACCGATCAGCGCGCTGGACATCGCCCATCAGGTCGAGGTGCTGGCACTGGTGCGCAGCATGTGCCACGCCCAGAACCGCAGCGCGGTCATCGTCCTGCACGAGGTGAATATGGCGGCGCGTTTCTGCGATCATATCGTCGCACTGAAGGGCGGGCGCGTGGTGCTGCAGGGCAGCCCCCTGGACCTGATGCGGCCCGCGACATTGCGCGATATATATGGTTTACCGATGCAGGTGCTGACCCGCGATGACGGCAGCCCGATTGCCATTCCTGCCTGA
- a CDS encoding ABC transporter ATP-binding protein has translation MLRDFFSYYRPFMGLFWLDFGCAVLSGLLELAFPVAITGFIDHLLPQGDWSLTIAAAVGLLALYAVNAGLLTVVIYWGHKLGINIETEMRARAFDHLTRLSWRWYDRARTGKLVARVTRDLEEIGEVAHHGPEDAFIAIMTFVGAFALMFWINPQLAVIVALIVPAMLALVVFYGGRMTRTWQAIYARVGDFNVRLEEALGGVRVVQAFGNESHETHLFAGDNARYRQAKLDAYRVMAASSALHYMGLRLVQVIVMVVGAGFVLSGDLTTGGFVGFLLLVGVFYRPLEKIAAVIETYPRGIAGFRRYQELLATDPEIADAPDAIDAPALRGDISFRDVGFAYDPDRPILRGIDLEIRAGETVAFVGHSGAGKTTLLALLPRFYEATQGQITVDGLPLSQMRLNSLRRQIGLVSQDVFLFGGTLRENIAYGRLGASDEEIRQAAAQAQLSSLIATLPDGLETVVGERGVMLSGGQKQRVAIARAFLKNPPILILDEATSALDSQTEREIQTALDALAVGRTTLVIAHRLGTIRNADRIVVMQDGQIAEIGSHAQLLARKGIYAALAA, from the coding sequence ATGCTGCGCGATTTCTTTTCCTATTATCGCCCCTTCATGGGTCTGTTCTGGCTGGATTTCGGCTGTGCGGTGCTGTCGGGCCTGCTGGAGCTGGCCTTTCCCGTCGCCATTACCGGCTTTATCGACCACCTTCTGCCACAGGGCGACTGGTCGCTGACCATCGCGGCGGCGGTGGGCCTTCTGGCGCTCTACGCCGTCAATGCGGGGCTGCTGACCGTGGTGATCTATTGGGGTCACAAGCTAGGCATCAATATCGAGACCGAGATGCGCGCCCGCGCCTTCGATCACCTGACCCGGCTGTCATGGCGCTGGTATGACCGCGCCCGCACCGGCAAGCTGGTCGCCCGCGTGACCCGCGATCTGGAAGAGATCGGAGAGGTCGCCCATCACGGCCCCGAGGACGCCTTTATCGCCATCATGACCTTTGTCGGGGCCTTTGCCCTGATGTTCTGGATCAATCCGCAACTGGCCGTCATCGTGGCGCTGATCGTGCCCGCAATGCTGGCCCTGGTGGTGTTTTACGGCGGCCGGATGACGCGCACATGGCAGGCCATCTATGCCCGCGTCGGCGATTTCAACGTGCGCCTGGAAGAGGCCCTTGGCGGCGTCCGCGTCGTGCAGGCCTTTGGCAATGAAAGCCATGAAACGCATCTGTTCGCGGGCGATAATGCCCGCTATCGGCAGGCGAAACTGGATGCCTATCGCGTCATGGCGGCCTCATCCGCGCTGCATTATATGGGGCTGCGGCTGGTGCAGGTGATCGTCATGGTCGTCGGCGCGGGCTTTGTGCTGTCGGGCGATCTGACGACGGGGGGCTTTGTCGGTTTCCTGCTGCTGGTCGGGGTGTTCTATCGCCCGCTGGAAAAGATCGCCGCCGTGATCGAGACCTATCCGCGCGGCATTGCGGGCTTTCGCCGCTATCAGGAATTGCTGGCCACCGATCCCGAGATCGCGGATGCCCCGGATGCGATCGACGCGCCCGCCCTGCGCGGCGATATCAGCTTTCGGGACGTGGGCTTCGCCTATGATCCCGACCGGCCGATCCTGCGCGGGATAGATCTGGAGATCCGCGCGGGCGAAACCGTGGCCTTTGTCGGTCATTCCGGCGCGGGCAAGACGACGCTGCTGGCCTTGCTGCCACGGTTCTACGAGGCGACGCAGGGACAGATCACCGTGGACGGGCTGCCGCTGTCCCAGATGCGGCTGAACAGCCTGCGTCGGCAGATCGGGCTGGTCAGTCAGGATGTCTTCCTGTTCGGCGGCACGCTGCGCGAGAATATCGCCTATGGCCGCCTTGGCGCCAGCGATGAGGAAATTCGTCAGGCCGCCGCGCAGGCGCAGCTGTCATCGCTGATCGCGACGCTGCCCGACGGGCTGGAGACCGTAGTGGGGGAACGTGGGGTGATGCTGTCGGGCGGCCAGAAACAGCGCGTGGCCATCGCCCGCGCCTTCCTGAAAAATCCGCCGATCCTGATCTTGGACGAGGCGACCAGCGCCCTGGACAGCCAGACCGAACGCGAGATCCAGACCGCGCTGGATGCGCTGGCCGTGGGGCGCACGACGCTGGTGATCGCGCATCGGCTTGGCACGATCCGGAATGCCGACCGGATCGTGGTCATGCAGGATGGCCAGATCGCCGAAATCGGCAGCCACGCGCAATTGCTGGCCCGCAAGGGCATCTATGCCGCGCTCGCGGCCTGA
- a CDS encoding acyl-CoA dehydrogenase family protein: MILTDIQEQIRDAARDFAQERLAPGAAERDAEARFPREELTEMGELGFLGMLVPEEYGGSDLGTVAYALALEEIAAGDGPCSTIVSVHSSVGCMPIVKYGTEEQKQKYLPKLASGEWIGGFALTEPSTGSDAAAIKTRAVRDGDHYVLNGSKQFITSGKNGKLVITFAVTDPEAGKKGISAFIVPTDTPGYEVMTVEKKLGLNSSDTCALSFTDMRIPAENLLGAEGEGLKIALANLEGGRIGIAAQSVGMARAAFDHARDYARERITFGKPIIQHQAVSFLLADMATRIETARQMVLHAAALREAGLPCLTEASMAKLVASEMAEKVCSDAIQIHGGYGYLRDYPVERIYRDVRVAQIYEGTSEVQRLVIARSL; the protein is encoded by the coding sequence ATGATATTGACCGACATACAGGAACAGATCCGCGACGCCGCGCGCGATTTCGCGCAAGAGCGTCTGGCGCCCGGCGCGGCGGAACGTGACGCCGAAGCCCGCTTTCCGCGCGAAGAACTGACCGAGATGGGCGAGCTGGGCTTTCTGGGCATGCTGGTGCCCGAAGAATATGGCGGATCGGATCTGGGCACGGTCGCCTATGCGCTGGCGCTGGAGGAAATCGCGGCGGGCGATGGCCCCTGTTCGACCATCGTTTCGGTCCACAGCTCGGTCGGCTGCATGCCGATTGTGAAATACGGCACCGAAGAGCAGAAGCAGAAATACCTGCCGAAACTGGCCTCGGGCGAATGGATCGGCGGTTTCGCCCTGACCGAGCCTTCGACCGGGTCGGATGCCGCGGCGATCAAGACGCGGGCGGTACGCGACGGCGATCATTACGTGCTGAACGGGTCGAAGCAGTTCATCACCTCGGGCAAGAATGGCAAGCTGGTCATCACCTTCGCCGTGACCGATCCCGAGGCCGGCAAGAAGGGCATCAGCGCCTTCATCGTGCCCACCGACACGCCCGGTTACGAGGTCATGACGGTCGAAAAGAAGCTGGGGCTGAACAGCAGCGATACCTGTGCGCTGTCCTTTACCGATATGCGCATCCCGGCCGAGAACCTGCTGGGCGCCGAGGGCGAGGGGCTGAAGATCGCATTGGCCAATCTGGAAGGCGGGCGCATCGGCATTGCCGCGCAATCGGTCGGCATGGCGCGGGCGGCCTTTGACCACGCCCGCGACTATGCGCGTGAGCGGATCACCTTTGGCAAGCCGATCATACAGCATCAGGCGGTGTCCTTCTTGCTGGCCGATATGGCGACGCGGATCGAGACCGCGCGGCAGATGGTCCTGCATGCCGCCGCCCTGCGCGAGGCGGGTCTGCCCTGCCTGACCGAGGCTTCGATGGCGAAGTTGGTTGCGTCGGAAATGGCCGAGAAGGTCTGCTCTGATGCGATCCAGATCCATGGCGGCTATGGCTATCTGCGCGATTACCCGGTCGAGCGGATCTATCGCGATGTGCGCGTGGCGCAGATCTATGAGGGCACCAGCGAGGTGCAGCGGCTGGTCATCGCGCGCAGCCTGTAA
- a CDS encoding acetyl-CoA C-acyltransferase, whose protein sequence is MSSADPIVIVGAARTPMGGFQGDLSGATAADLGAAAIRAAVDGANIVPEAVEEIIMGCVLPAGQGQAPARQAAIKAGLPLGAGATTINKMCGSGMKAAMLAHDLLRAETADVMVAGGMESMTNAPYLLPKARGGFRMGHGQVIDHMFLDGLEDAYDKGRLMGTFAEDCAQSYKFTREAQDEFAITSLTRAQRAIEDGLFAAEVTPITVKAGRSEAVVSIDEQPCKARLDKIPSLRPAFREGGTVTAANSSSISDGAAALVMMRLSEAERRGLTPRAVITGHSTHADKPNLFPTAPIGAMRKLAEKTGWDLKNVDLFEVNEAFAVVAMAAMRDLDLPHDKVNIHGGACALGHPIGASGARVMVTLLNALETHGMNRGIASLCIGGGEATAVAIERIN, encoded by the coding sequence ATGTCATCTGCTGATCCCATCGTCATCGTCGGCGCCGCCCGCACCCCCATGGGCGGGTTTCAGGGCGATCTGTCCGGCGCCACGGCCGCCGATCTGGGCGCCGCCGCGATCCGCGCCGCCGTGGACGGCGCCAATATCGTGCCCGAAGCGGTCGAGGAAATCATCATGGGCTGCGTCCTGCCTGCGGGGCAGGGGCAGGCACCCGCCCGTCAGGCCGCAATCAAGGCGGGCCTGCCGCTGGGCGCGGGTGCCACGACCATCAACAAGATGTGCGGATCGGGCATGAAGGCCGCCATGCTGGCCCATGACCTGCTGCGCGCCGAAACGGCCGATGTCATGGTCGCGGGCGGGATGGAAAGCATGACCAACGCGCCCTATCTGCTGCCCAAGGCGCGGGGCGGCTTTCGCATGGGGCATGGGCAGGTCATCGACCACATGTTCCTGGACGGGCTTGAGGATGCCTATGACAAGGGCCGCCTGATGGGCACCTTTGCCGAGGACTGCGCCCAGTCCTATAAGTTCACGCGCGAGGCGCAGGACGAATTTGCCATCACCTCGCTGACACGCGCGCAGCGGGCGATCGAAGACGGGCTGTTCGCGGCCGAGGTGACGCCGATCACGGTGAAGGCCGGTCGGTCCGAAGCCGTGGTCAGCATTGACGAGCAGCCGTGCAAGGCACGTCTGGACAAGATCCCGTCCCTGCGCCCCGCCTTTCGTGAGGGCGGCACGGTGACGGCGGCGAACTCCTCGTCGATTTCGGATGGTGCGGCCGCGCTGGTGATGATGCGCCTGTCAGAGGCCGAGCGTCGCGGCCTGACCCCGCGCGCGGTCATTACCGGTCATTCCACCCATGCCGACAAGCCGAACCTGTTCCCCACCGCCCCCATCGGTGCCATGCGCAAGCTGGCCGAAAAGACCGGCTGGGATCTGAAGAATGTGGATCTGTTCGAGGTCAATGAGGCCTTCGCCGTCGTGGCGATGGCCGCCATGCGCGATCTGGATCTGCCCCATGACAAGGTGAATATCCACGGCGGCGCCTGCGCGCTTGGCCATCCCATCGGCGCTTCGGGCGCGCGGGTCATGGTCACGCTGCTGAACGCGCTGGAAACCCACGGCATGAATCGCGGCATCGCCTCGCTTTGTATCGGTGGCGGAGAGGCGACCGCCGTCGCAATCGAAAGGATCAACTGA
- a CDS encoding 3-hydroxyacyl-CoA dehydrogenase, translated as MQIEDRVFLITGGGSGLGHAVAQMVVQGGGKAVLLDVNDEAGQAAVAELGPAAIFQRTDVTSDEQGQAAIAAALDAFGRIDVLVNCAGVAPGEKILGRDGPHRLDSFARAVSINLIGTFNMLRLAAEAMQKNEPGASGERGVIVNTASIAAYDGQIGQAAYASSKGAVASLTLPAARELARHGIRVVTIAPGIFATPMMKGLPQEVQDSLGAAVPFPSRLGDPAEYAALVRHIAENQMLNGEVIRLDGALRMAAK; from the coding sequence ATGCAGATCGAAGATCGTGTTTTCCTGATCACCGGCGGAGGCTCTGGCCTTGGGCATGCGGTGGCGCAGATGGTGGTTCAGGGCGGCGGCAAGGCCGTGCTGCTGGATGTGAACGATGAGGCCGGTCAGGCTGCGGTGGCGGAACTTGGCCCGGCGGCGATCTTTCAGCGGACCGATGTGACCAGCGACGAACAAGGGCAGGCGGCGATTGCGGCGGCGCTGGACGCCTTTGGCCGCATCGATGTGCTGGTCAATTGCGCGGGCGTGGCGCCGGGCGAAAAGATCCTGGGCCGCGACGGGCCGCACCGGCTGGACAGCTTTGCCCGTGCCGTGTCGATCAACCTGATCGGCACGTTCAACATGCTGCGCCTTGCGGCCGAGGCGATGCAGAAGAATGAGCCCGGTGCCTCGGGCGAGCGTGGGGTGATCGTCAACACGGCCTCGATCGCGGCCTATGACGGGCAGATCGGGCAGGCGGCCTATGCCTCGTCCAAGGGGGCGGTGGCCTCGCTGACTTTGCCCGCCGCGCGCGAACTGGCGCGGCACGGGATCCGTGTCGTGACCATCGCGCCGGGCATTTTTGCCACCCCGATGATGAAGGGCCTGCCGCAAGAGGTGCAGGATTCGCTGGGCGCTGCCGTGCCCTTCCCCTCGCGTCTGGGCGATCCGGCGGAATATGCTGCGCTGGTGCGCCATATTGCCGAAAACCAGATGCTGAATGGCGAGGTGATCCGTCTGGACGGCGCCCTGCGCATGGCCGCGAAATAA